In Labrus bergylta chromosome 6, fLabBer1.1, whole genome shotgun sequence, the following proteins share a genomic window:
- the LOC109982802 gene encoding mitochondrial coenzyme A transporter SLC25A42, producing the protein MAHTLSDHQNPLPVAQATVLALPPTSQTQDLRTRWTALDSLLCGAFAGAVAKTVIAPLDRTKIIFQVSSNRFSAKEAFRLIYCTYMKDGLLGLWRGNSATMVRVMPYAAIQFCSHEQYKKHLGGYYGYQGKALPPVPRLLAGSLAGTTAAMLTYPLDMVRARMAVTAKEMYSNIMHVFVRISQEEGVRTLYRGFTPTILGVIPYAGITFFTYETLKKLHTEKTKRSHPYPYERLAFGACAGLIGQSASYPLDVVRRRMQTAGVTGSSYVTVLGTMREIITREGVVHGLYKGLSMNWVKGPIAVGISFTTFDITHSLLFKLHQMSYFTH; encoded by the exons ATGGCCCACACTTTGAGCGACCATCAGAACCCTCTGCCTGTGGCCCAGGCCACTGTGCTGGCTCTGCCACCCACAAGCCAGACACAA GACTTGAGAACAAGATGGACTGCCCTGGACTCCCTGCTGTGTGGGGCTTTTGCTGGGGCTGTAGCCAAAACTGTCATCGCACCTCTGGATCGCACCAAGATCATATTCCAAG TGTCTTCAAACAGATTCTCCGCTAAG GAGGCCTTCCGGCTCATCTACTGCACTTACATGAAGGATGGGCTGCTCGGTCTGTGGAGGGGGAACTCTGCCACCATGGTGAGGGTGATGCCCTACGCTGCCATCCAGTTCTGCTCACATGAACAGTACAAAAAGCACCTGGGGGGCTACTACGGCTACCAGGGAAA agCTCTGCCTCCTGTCCCTCGCCTGCTGGCAGGCTCTCTGGCCGGCACCACTGCTGCTATGCTGACCTACCCTTTGGATATGGTGCGAGCCAGGATGGCAGTCACAGCCAAAGAAAT GTACAGCAACATCATGCACGTCTTTGTGCGGATATCCCAGGAGGAAGGTGTGAGGACCCTTTACAGAGGCTTCACTCCCACTATTCTGGGTGTCATCCCATATGCAGGCATCACTTTCTTCACATATGAGACCCTCAAGAAGCTTCACACAG AAAAAACAAAGCGTTCCCATCCATACCCGTACGAGCGCTTGGCTTTTGGTGCCTGTGCAGGCTTGATTGGACAATCTGCCTCCTACCCTCTGGACGTGGTGCGTCGGCGCATGCAGACAGCAGGCGTTACAGGCTCATCGTACGTTACTGTTCTGGGGACCATGCGTGAGATTATAACCCGGGAGGGAGTTGTACATGGACTATACAAAGGCCTGAGCATGAACTGGGTTAAAGGGCCCATTGCTGTTGGGATCAGCTTCACTACATTCGACATCACGCACAGCCTTCTGTTCAAACTGCACCAGATGAGCTACTTCACGCACTGA
- the mau2 gene encoding MAU2 chromatid cohesion factor homolog: MASNVEAPERWYLALLGFAEHFRTSSPPKIRLCVHCLQAVFQFKPPQRIEARTHLQLGSVLYHHTKNSELARNHLEKAWLISQQVPQFEDVKFEAASILSELFCQQNLVDSAKPLLRKAIQISQQTPYWHCRLLFQLAQLHTLEKDLVSACDLLGVGAEYARVVGSEYTRALFLLSKGMLLLMERKLGEVHPLLTLCGTIVENWQGNPIQKESLRVFFLVLQVTHYLDAGQVKSVKPCLKQLQQCIQTISTLHDDEILPSNPADLFHWLPKEHMCVLVYLVTVMHSMQAGYLEKAQKYTDKALMQLEKLKMLDCSPILSTFQVILLEHIIMCRLVTGHKATALQEISQVCQLCQQSPRLFTNHAAQLHTLLGLYCISVNCMDNAEAQFTTALRLTTHQELWTYIVTNLASVYIREGNRHQELYSLLERINPDHNFPVSSHCLRAAAFYIRGLLSFFQGRYNEAKRFLRETLKMSNAEDLNRLTACSLVLLGHIFYVLGNHRESNNMVVPAMQLASKIPDMSVQLWSSALLKDLNKALGNTMDAHEAAQMHQNFSQQLLQDHIAACSLPEHNLISWTDGPPPVQIQAQNGPTTSLASLL; encoded by the exons ATGGCGTCAAACGTAGAGGCCCCGGAACGCTGGTACCTCGCCCTTCTCGGCTTTGCGGAGCATTTTCGAACCTCTAGTCCGCCCAAAATCCGattgtgtgtgcattgtttaCAGGCAGTGTTTCAGTTTAAACCTCCACAGCGGATTGAAGCCCGGACACACCTTCAGCTGGGCTCGGTTCTCTACCACCACACCAAGAACAGCGAGCTGGCACGTAACCACTTGGAGAAAGCG tgGCTTATATCTCAACAAGTCCCTCAGTTTGAAGATGTCAAATTTGAAGCCGCCAGCATTTTGTCAGAACTCTTCTGCCAACAG AATTTGGTGGACTCTGCAAAACCCTTACTGCGGAAGGCTATCCAGATATCACAACAAACaccttactggcactgcaggcTGTTGTTCCAGTTGGCT CAACTTCATACTCTGGAGAAAGACTTGGTGTCAGCATGTGACCTGCTGGGTGTTGGAGCTGAGTACGCCAGAGTGGTTGGGTCAGAATATACCAG GGCATTGTTTCTCTTGAGTAAAGGAATG ttGTTGTTAATGGAGAGGAAGCTTGGGGAGGTACATCCTCTGCTCACACTGTGCGGAACTATTGTTGAAAACTGGCAGGGAAATCCCATCCAGAAGGAGTCCCTCAGGGTCTTCTTCCTGGTTCTACAGGTCACACACTACCTGGATGCTGGACAG GTAAAGAGTGTGAAGCCCTGtctgaagcagctgcagcagtgcaTCCAGACCATTTCTACACTCCATGATGATGAGATTCTGCCAAGCAACCCAGCTGACCTCTTCCACTGGCTTCCCAAGGAGCACATGTGTGTCCTCGTCTATTTG GTCACAGTGATGCACTCGATGCAAGCAGGTTATTTGGAAAAAGCCCAGAAGTACACAGACAAGGCTCTGATGCAGCTAGAGAAACTGAAGA TGTTGGACTGCAGCCCCATCCTCTCCACATTTCAAGTCATTTTACTGGAGCACATCATCATGTGTCGACTCGTCACAGGCCACAAGGCTACTGCATTACAAGAG ATCTCTCAGGTATGTCAGCTGTGCCAACAGTCCCCCAGGCTCTTCACCAACCACGCTGCTCAGCTTCACACACTATTA GGCCTATACTGTATCTCAGTCAACTGTATGGATAATGCAGAGGCACAGTTTACGACAGCCTTGCGA CTCACCACACACCAGGAACTGTGGACATACATTGTAACCAACTTGGCCAGTGTCTACATAAGGGAAGGAAACAGACACCAGGAG CTGTATAGCCTCCTGGAGAGAATAAATCCAGACCATAACTTTCCAGTAAG CTCCCATTGCCTCCGTGCTGCAGCCTTCTACATCAGGGGACTACTGTCCTTCTTTCAAGGACGCTACAACGAGGCAAA ACGCTTCCTGAGGGAAACCCTTAAGATGTCTAATGCTGAGGATTTGAACAGACTGACTGCCTGCTCCCTGGTTCTGTTGGGTCACATCTTCTACGTACTGGGCAACCACAGA GAAAGCAACAACATGGTGGTACCTGCCATGCAGCTGGCAAGCAAGATCCCTGACATGTCTGTCCAGCTCTGGTCTTCAGCCCTATTAAAAG ACCTGAACAAGGCCCTTGGAAACACCATGGATGCCCATGAAGCGGCCCAGATGCACCAGAACTTCTctcagcagctgctgcaggaccACATCGCTGCCTGCAGCCTCCCTGAGCATAACCTCATCAGT TGGACTGATGGCCCTCCCCCTGTCCAGATTCAAGCCCAGAACGGCCCAACCACCAGCCTAGCAAGCCTGCTATGA